CTCTTCCCGCACACCTCTTAGCCGATCTCAATGACCGGGGAGAATGGCGTGCTGACAAGCTTAGAGCCCTCTGTGAACAGGCCGTGGAGCTTTCTGAGTCTTTCCGCTGACTCCCGCGAATCATCCGCAATTCCGCTGCTCTGCGTCTCCCCGCTGCACGCTTCTGGGTTTCGATACCTCCAGTGAGGCCTCAGTATCTCGTGCGCCCGCGCCGCTCGTCCCAAATTACTCGCGGCGAGAGGCTCGTTCCTGCTTACACCCTCAATCTACTCCGACTTCAGCGAAGCCATGTCAATCGTGAAGCGGTACTTCACGTCCGACTTGAGCATCCGCTCGTAGGCCTCGTTGACCTTTTGAATCGGAATCACTTCAACGTCGGCGGTGATATTGTGCGAGCCGCAGAATTCCAGCATCTCCTGGGTCTCGGCGATCCCGCCAATCAGCGATCCCGAAACGCTGCGGCGTCCGAATATGAGACCCATCGCTGCGAGTGGTGCGGGTGTGCTTGGCGCGCCAACCAGGGTGAGATTACCGTCTCTCCGCAGAAGGGCGATGTAGGCGTTGATGTCATGATCGGCGGAGACGGTATCGAGGATGAAATCGAAGCTGCCTGCATGCTTCTGCATCCCACCGGCGTTGCGCGAGAGAATTACTTCGTCGGCTCCAAGACGGAGTGCATCGTCCCTCTTGCTTTCCGAAGTTGTGAAGACCACGACGTGGGCACCGAAGGCGTGCGCCAGTTTCACGCCCATATGGCCCAATCCGCCCAGGCCGATGACACCGACCTTCTTTCCCTTCGTGACACCGGCATGACGCAGCGGCGAATAGGTCGTGATGCCCGCACACAGTAGCGGAGCGGCGCCGGCCGGATCGAGATTCCTGGGA
This is a stretch of genomic DNA from Candidatus Zixiibacteriota bacterium. It encodes these proteins:
- a CDS encoding NAD(P)-dependent alcohol dehydrogenase, with the protein product MYKAKAYSAASATSPLAHTTIARREPTEKDVQIEILFCGICHSDLHMVRSEWAPVPVTYPIVPGHEILGRVTKVGSAVTRFKPGDLAAVGCMVDSDGTCPECRDGLEQFCPNMILTYNSPDKHIQGSVTYGGYSESVVVDERFVLSVPRNLDPAGAAPLLCAGITTYSPLRHAGVTKGKKVGVIGLGGLGHMGVKLAHAFGAHVVVFTTSESKRDDALRLGADEVILSRNAGGMQKHAGSFDFILDTVSADHDINAYIALLRRDGNLTLVGAPSTPAPLAAMGLIFGRRSVSGSLIGGIAETQEMLEFCGSHNITADVEVIPIQKVNEAYERMLKSDVKYRFTIDMASLKSE